A window from Chiloscyllium punctatum isolate Juve2018m chromosome 3, sChiPun1.3, whole genome shotgun sequence encodes these proteins:
- the hsf2 gene encoding heat shock factor protein 2 isoform X2 has product MKQSVPVPAFLTKLWALVEDPDTNEFICWNQNGHGFLVLDEQRFAKEILPKYFKHNNMASFVRQLNMYGFRKVLNVDAGIVKQERDGPVEFQHPYFKQGQDELLENIKRKVSSIKPEEAKIQQEGLTAILSSVQELQGKQENLDSRLTSLKWENETLWREIADLRQKHAQQQQVIRQIIKFIVSLVQNNQIVTLKRKRPIMINTTGPSKPKYFHHIVKEPDDSTHVSVHGPNGVKQCVRTVDDIVICDITDTQKGKNEESTFTVNDELSKVAEQDNSLCEETTKCQEQLSSSEIMDVCSTDHVMNTMITDNVETTNTESSISSEDPISMMDSILNENAVISQNINLLGKIELMDYLDSIDCSLEDFQATLSGKQFNIDPDVLSDI; this is encoded by the exons ATGAAGCAGTCGGTGCCTGTGCCGGCTTTCCTCACCAAACTGTGGGCCCTGGTGGAGGACCCTGACACCAACGAGTTCATCTGCTGGAATCAG AATGGGCACGGATTCCTGGTCCTGGATGAGCAGAGATTCGCCAAAGAGATCCTACCCAAGTATTTCAAACACAACAACATGGCTAGTTTTGTACGACAACTCAATATGT ATGGCTTTCGTAAAGTACTGAATGTTGATGCAGGTATAGTCAAACAGGAGCGTGATGGCCCTGTGGAATTTCAACATCCTTATTTCAAGCAAGGCCAAGATGAATTATTGGAAAACATAAAAAGAAAG GTATCTTCGATTAAGCCAGAAGAAGCTAAAATCCAGCAAGAAGGCTTAACTGCAATTTTATCCAGTGTTCAGGAACTACAAGGAAAGCAAGAAAATCTTGATTCAAGATTGACTTCCTTGAAATG GGAAAATGAAACActttggagagagattgcagacctTAGACAAAAGCATGCACAGCAGCAGCAAGTAATTCGACAG ATTATTAAATTTATTGTTAGTTTGGTCCAGAATAACCAAATCGTTACGTTGAAGCGGAAAAG GCCAATCATGATTAATACTACTGGACCTTCTAAGCCAAAATATTTTCATCATATAGTAAAAGAGCCAGATGACTCAACCCAT GTATCTGTACATGGACCAAATGGTGTGAAGCAGTGTGTCAgaacagtagatgacattgttaTTTGTGACATCACGGACACACAAAAAGGAAAAAATGAAGAATCTACATTTACTGTTAATGA TGAACTGTCCAAAGTCGCAGAACAGGACAATTCTTTATGCGAAGAGACTACTAAATGTCAGGAACAACTTTCCTCATCAGAGATAATGGATGTGTGTAGTACTGATCATGTTATGAACACTATGATAACCGACAATGTTGAAACAACAAACACTGAATCAtcaatcagttctgaagacccTATTTCTATGATGGACTCCattttgaatgagaatgcagttaTTTCGCAGAACATAAACCTTCTTGGCAA GATAGAACTTATGGATTATTTGGACAGTATTGACTGTAGTTTAGAAGATTTTCAGGCAACATTATCAGGAAAGCAGTTCAATATTGACCCGGATGTTCTGTCAGAT ATCTGA